A region of Anolis sagrei isolate rAnoSag1 chromosome 2, rAnoSag1.mat, whole genome shotgun sequence DNA encodes the following proteins:
- the C2H17orf67 gene encoding uncharacterized protein C17orf67 homolog — translation MKTVFVLILTLLIIFTDASPLLPEKEAKQLLRTRREDRPRKPGFPDEPMREYMLYLQQLEHRAEEQFFEHWLNPHCYPHCDRNLVHPV, via the exons ATGAAGACTGTTTTTGTTCTAATTTTGACCCTTCTTATTATTTTCACAG atGCCTCACCATTATTACCAGAAAAAGAAGCTAAGCAGCTTTTGAGAACCCGTCGCGAAGACAGACCAAGAAAACCTGGTTTCCCTGATGAACCAATGCGG GAGTACATGCTTTACCTTCAGCAGCTGGAACACAGAGCTGAAGAACAGTTCTTTGAGCATTGGTTGAATCCACACTGCTACCCACATTGCGACAGGAACTTAGTTCACCCCGTGTAA